One Desulfobulbus oligotrophicus DNA segment encodes these proteins:
- a CDS encoding branched-chain amino acid ABC transporter permease codes for MKVPGSVPVVLFSALILAAPLVLDHYWLDVLNSIGLYTILGLSLNIILGHAGMFNMGHAAFYAIGAYTTAILNTQYGVPVLWTLPLSGLAAALFAVIVARPIIHLRGDYLLIVTIGMVEIVRIALINDVFGITGGANGIFGISRPELFGFKLRQPQHFYYFIWLFVGITVVLFTLLENSRFGRALNYLREDDVAAEGSGINTAAYKLAAFALGAGWAGMAGTIFASKMTIISPESFSFWESVLLFMIVILGGAGNIAGVILGAFLVIGLPEVFRDLSTARMLFYGLAMMFMMIYRTQGILPPQPRVYRLDRVGENP; via the coding sequence ATGAAAGTCCCCGGCTCTGTCCCTGTTGTTCTTTTTTCCGCCCTCATTCTGGCCGCACCGCTGGTTCTTGACCATTACTGGCTGGATGTGCTCAACAGCATCGGCCTGTATACGATCCTCGGCCTGAGTCTGAACATCATTCTCGGGCATGCAGGGATGTTCAACATGGGACATGCCGCCTTTTACGCCATAGGTGCCTACACCACCGCTATTCTCAATACGCAGTACGGTGTGCCCGTGCTGTGGACATTACCGCTGAGCGGCTTGGCGGCAGCGCTGTTTGCCGTGATTGTGGCGCGGCCGATCATCCATCTGCGCGGTGATTATCTGCTCATCGTTACCATTGGAATGGTGGAGATTGTGCGTATTGCCCTGATCAATGACGTGTTCGGCATTACCGGTGGTGCAAACGGGATCTTCGGTATCAGCAGACCGGAGCTGTTCGGCTTCAAGCTCAGGCAGCCTCAGCATTTCTACTATTTCATCTGGCTGTTTGTCGGAATAACTGTTGTTCTTTTCACTCTGCTGGAAAATTCTCGTTTTGGCCGGGCCCTGAACTATCTTCGTGAAGATGATGTTGCCGCTGAGGGCAGCGGTATCAACACTGCTGCCTATAAGTTGGCGGCCTTTGCCCTGGGCGCCGGCTGGGCCGGTATGGCCGGAACGATCTTTGCCTCGAAGATGACAATTATCTCCCCTGAATCGTTCAGCTTCTGGGAGTCGGTTCTTCTGTTCATGATCGTCATTCTCGGTGGTGCGGGGAATATCGCCGGTGTGATTCTCGGCGCTTTTCTGGTGATCGGTCTGCCTGAGGTGTTCCGGGATCTCTCCACGGCCCGTATGCTGTTTTACGGACTCGCGATGATGTTCATGATGATCTATCGCACCCAGGGTATCCTGCCGCCTCAACCACGGGTGTACCGTCTGGACAGGGTGGGGGAAAATCCGTGA
- a CDS encoding OmpP1/FadL family transporter: MLFFTSSVHMQLRRFLLFSMALAVLLLETAHASGFRIANQSLGAVGISGAQVASTRGADASYYNPANMSFIPDQWQLETSLTLLHLPKITYTDTRFSTLNGTSDGELFYLPLVHVVTETFDRLRFGFSLTYPYGLSKQWDQMYPQTFAKEFSLLTVEANPTFAVALTDWLSVGGGVRFVHGRGQVKNEVAGGGLPFGMERSSKGTDTALGYNLALSVRPVSEWTMAATYRSRIALNLDGATEMTTSAGMVAPYSGRGDVAINLPAVFSLATAYTWDSLTVEVGWERTFWSSFDDLYFLFHPAVTGTPYAVFDGVLQKDWDDADAYRLGLTYAWNERWTTTLGVSYERTPVPSATLGFELPDADALVYSAGIRFRPSPRFEYGVSYMYYRTRARSIDAVTDGNLSDISGRFTDGGAHALTFGMITTF; this comes from the coding sequence ATGTTGTTTTTTACCAGTTCGGTTCACATGCAGTTGCGCAGATTTTTGCTCTTTTCCATGGCCCTTGCCGTCCTGCTGCTGGAAACCGCCCATGCCTCCGGTTTTCGTATAGCCAACCAATCTCTTGGTGCCGTGGGAATATCCGGAGCTCAGGTGGCATCAACACGCGGTGCTGATGCAAGCTACTATAACCCGGCCAACATGAGTTTTATCCCGGATCAGTGGCAGCTGGAGACCTCCCTGACCCTCTTGCACTTACCGAAGATCACCTACACAGACACTCGCTTTAGCACGTTGAACGGTACTTCTGATGGCGAGTTGTTCTACCTGCCCCTTGTGCATGTTGTAACGGAAACATTTGACAGACTGCGTTTCGGTTTTTCACTGACATATCCCTATGGGTTGTCCAAACAGTGGGACCAGATGTACCCCCAGACATTTGCCAAAGAGTTTTCTCTGCTCACTGTTGAGGCAAACCCGACCTTTGCCGTTGCCCTCACCGACTGGTTGAGTGTTGGCGGTGGGGTGCGGTTTGTGCATGGACGGGGGCAGGTTAAAAATGAGGTTGCAGGAGGAGGGCTTCCCTTTGGTATGGAGCGATCTTCAAAGGGAACAGATACAGCCTTGGGATACAACCTTGCCCTGTCCGTCCGTCCGGTCAGTGAATGGACCATGGCGGCAACATACCGATCCAGGATAGCATTGAATCTGGACGGAGCGACGGAGATGACAACCTCTGCCGGTATGGTTGCGCCGTACTCAGGAAGGGGCGATGTGGCAATCAACCTGCCGGCAGTCTTCAGCCTTGCCACAGCCTATACCTGGGACAGCCTGACCGTGGAGGTCGGGTGGGAGAGAACATTCTGGTCCTCGTTTGATGACCTTTATTTTTTGTTTCACCCGGCTGTGACAGGTACACCCTATGCTGTTTTTGATGGTGTTCTGCAGAAAGACTGGGATGATGCAGACGCCTATCGTCTGGGGTTGACTTATGCATGGAATGAGCGGTGGACAACCACGCTTGGAGTCTCTTACGAGCGCACGCCTGTCCCTTCCGCCACCCTGGGTTTTGAACTGCCGGATGCCGATGCACTGGTCTATTCCGCTGGTATCCGTTTCCGTCCCTCACCCCGGTTCGAATATGGGGTATCGTATATGTATTATCGGACCAGGGCAAGATCCATTGATGCGGTTACCGACGGCAATCTTTCCGACATCTCCGGCAGGTTCACCGACGGCGGGGCGCACGCCCTGACCTTCGGAATGATCACCACCTTCTGA
- a CDS encoding ABC transporter ATP-binding protein: MNLLVLDRITRRFGGLTAVNNVSFTVAEGQVVGLIGPNGAGKTTVFNLITGNYRPDEGSVILEERFLNGLAPHRIVQLGIARTFQTIRLFQNMSVIENVLAGCHCRMRTGIFGSLLHTPGQRREEREQLNRALAELAFVGLQESGQQLAKNLSYGNQRLLEIARALATSPKLLILDEPAGGMNEQETQQLIALIVRLRARGLTILLIEHDMKLVMKACDRLVVIEYGSKIAEGTPEEIQRDPRVIAAYLGTDNDDSKD, encoded by the coding sequence GTGAATCTGCTTGTCCTTGATCGCATCACCAGGCGTTTTGGTGGTCTGACGGCGGTGAACAACGTGTCGTTCACCGTTGCCGAGGGACAGGTCGTTGGCCTGATCGGGCCGAACGGCGCTGGTAAGACCACGGTTTTTAACCTCATCACCGGGAACTATCGACCGGATGAGGGATCGGTTATCCTGGAGGAGAGATTTCTTAACGGTCTGGCACCGCATCGTATTGTCCAGTTGGGCATTGCCCGTACTTTTCAGACCATTCGGCTGTTCCAGAATATGTCGGTTATTGAGAACGTCCTTGCAGGCTGCCACTGCCGGATGCGTACCGGTATTTTCGGTTCTCTGTTGCATACTCCGGGCCAGCGGCGGGAAGAGAGAGAGCAGTTGAACAGAGCCCTGGCCGAACTGGCATTTGTCGGCCTGCAGGAGAGCGGGCAGCAGCTGGCAAAAAACCTGTCCTACGGGAACCAGCGTCTTCTGGAGATTGCACGGGCCCTGGCCACTTCACCGAAGTTGCTCATCCTTGATGAGCCGGCCGGCGGGATGAACGAACAGGAGACGCAGCAGCTCATCGCGCTGATTGTCCGTCTGCGTGCCCGGGGCCTGACAATTCTTCTTATTGAGCATGATATGAAACTGGTGATGAAGGCCTGTGATCGACTGGTTGTCATTGAGTATGGAAGCAAGATTGCTGAAGGTACACCCGAAGAGATCCAGCGTGACCCACGGGTCATTGCTGCGTATCTGGGCACTGATAACGATGACAGTAAAGACTGA
- a CDS encoding branched-chain amino acid ABC transporter permease produces MEQFFQQLTNGLAVGGIYALIALGYTMVYGVLRLINFAHGDLFTIGAYLGLTLLTSLALTDYLSGFLGVGLLALMVMGLVSIIGILLERIAYRPLRESHRLSAVVSALGASIFFQNAIMLIYGAKYYVYPQDLLPNTPILILGMPIPLMRILILLSSILMMVALYLFVQKTRIGTAIRATAIDQDAARLMGIDVNRVIMIVFCIGPALGGAAGMMVGIYYGQINFTMGWIYGLKAFTAAILGGIGNIPGAMLGGLLLGVIESLSSAYISMAWKDAIAFFVLILILIVRPTGLLGERVAEKI; encoded by the coding sequence ATGGAGCAATTTTTTCAGCAACTGACCAATGGTCTGGCCGTAGGTGGCATCTATGCGCTTATTGCGCTGGGATATACCATGGTTTACGGTGTGCTGAGACTGATCAACTTTGCCCACGGCGATCTGTTTACCATCGGCGCCTATCTGGGGTTGACCCTGCTCACCTCCCTTGCCCTGACCGATTATCTCAGCGGTTTTCTCGGAGTCGGCCTGCTGGCATTGATGGTCATGGGGTTGGTGAGCATCATCGGTATTCTGTTGGAGCGCATCGCCTACCGCCCCCTGCGTGAATCACATCGTCTGTCTGCGGTGGTATCGGCGCTGGGTGCATCGATCTTCTTCCAGAACGCAATCATGCTCATCTACGGCGCCAAGTACTACGTCTATCCGCAAGATCTGTTGCCCAACACGCCGATACTTATCCTGGGCATGCCTATTCCGCTCATGCGCATCCTTATCCTGCTCTCCTCGATTCTGATGATGGTCGCCCTGTACCTGTTCGTTCAGAAAACACGTATCGGTACGGCCATTCGTGCGACGGCCATTGATCAGGATGCCGCCCGCCTGATGGGTATTGATGTCAATCGGGTGATCATGATTGTCTTTTGCATCGGGCCGGCTCTGGGCGGTGCTGCCGGTATGATGGTGGGGATCTATTATGGGCAGATCAACTTCACCATGGGCTGGATTTATGGTCTCAAGGCCTTCACAGCGGCCATTCTCGGTGGAATCGGGAACATTCCGGGTGCCATGCTGGGCGGCCTGCTCCTCGGCGTGATCGAGTCGCTGAGCTCAGCGTACATCTCCATGGCCTGGAAGGATGCGATCGCCTTTTTCGTCCTGATTCTCATCCTCATTGTCCGTCCCACCGGGTTGCTCGGTGAACGAGTGGCGGAAAAGATATGA
- a CDS encoding ABC transporter ATP-binding protein, giving the protein MLLDIRDLHVRYGNVEVLHQISLHVAAGEIVTLLGANGAGKSTTLLSISGLVRPSGGEIIFDGRALHELPAHQIVHAGISQAPEGRRVFGTLTVEENINLGAFITRDKEKIAQTREWIYDLFPRLAERQKQLAGTLSGGEQQMLAIGRALMSNPKLLLLDEPSLGLAPLLVRAIFDTIRTINAAGVTVVLVEQNAKAALHLAHRGYVLEVGRIILHGEAQDLLSNPQVRKAYLGGA; this is encoded by the coding sequence ATGCTGCTTGATATACGCGATCTGCACGTCCGGTATGGCAACGTAGAGGTTCTGCATCAAATAAGCCTGCATGTTGCTGCCGGTGAAATCGTCACTCTTTTGGGCGCCAACGGTGCCGGTAAATCCACCACTCTGCTCAGTATCAGCGGCCTTGTGAGGCCATCCGGCGGTGAGATTATTTTTGATGGGCGTGCTTTACACGAGCTTCCTGCACACCAGATCGTGCATGCAGGTATCAGTCAGGCACCCGAAGGACGGCGTGTGTTCGGGACCCTGACGGTTGAGGAGAACATCAATCTTGGAGCGTTTATTACTCGCGACAAGGAGAAAATAGCGCAGACCCGGGAGTGGATCTACGATCTCTTCCCGCGGCTTGCTGAAAGACAGAAGCAACTGGCAGGGACCCTCAGTGGAGGGGAGCAGCAGATGCTGGCCATCGGCCGAGCCTTGATGAGTAATCCCAAGCTGCTGCTGCTGGATGAGCCAAGTCTTGGACTGGCACCGCTTCTCGTGCGGGCTATTTTTGACACCATCAGGACAATCAATGCTGCCGGTGTCACCGTCGTGCTGGTGGAACAGAATGCCAAGGCAGCCCTGCATCTCGCCCATCGCGGTTATGTCCTTGAGGTCGGCCGGATTATCCTGCACGGTGAGGCGCAGGATCTGCTGTCAAATCCTCAGGTTCGCAAGGCGTACCTGGGCGGAGCCTGA
- a CDS encoding branched-chain amino acid ABC transporter substrate-binding protein: protein MKRLLYLVTGLFFVLVTGSQAADTVKIGLMGPLTGAWAGEGQEMKQVVGLLAEELNQQGGVNGKKVEILNEDDAGDPRQASLAANRLATQGIIAVIGTYGSAITEATQNIYDEAGVIQVANGSTAIRLSEKGLANFFRTCPRDDEQGKVATATIRQLGHKKVAIIHDSTSYAKGLAEETQANLKNENIPVVFFEALTPGERDYNTILTKMKAADPDFVFFTGYYPEAGLLLRQKKEMGWGVPFMGGDAVNNPELVKIAGTAAAEGFLFLTPPLPKDLDTPAARSFVASFEKKFGNAPKSIYPVLAGDGFRVIIEAIKGTDSTDPAKISAYLKQSLKDFPGLTGTISFNDKGDRVGEVYRVYKVDSQGAFILQP, encoded by the coding sequence ATGAAAAGACTGTTGTATCTTGTTACAGGCCTGTTTTTTGTACTGGTGACCGGTTCTCAAGCCGCAGATACTGTCAAAATCGGTCTCATGGGTCCACTAACCGGTGCCTGGGCCGGTGAAGGCCAGGAGATGAAACAGGTTGTCGGTCTGCTGGCTGAAGAGTTGAATCAGCAGGGCGGAGTGAACGGCAAGAAAGTTGAAATTCTCAACGAGGATGATGCCGGTGACCCCCGCCAAGCCTCCCTTGCTGCCAACCGGCTTGCTACACAGGGTATCATCGCAGTGATTGGAACCTATGGTTCGGCCATCACCGAGGCCACGCAAAATATTTACGATGAGGCCGGTGTTATTCAGGTGGCCAACGGTTCCACTGCTATCCGGTTATCTGAAAAAGGTCTTGCCAACTTCTTTCGTACCTGTCCGCGAGACGATGAACAGGGCAAGGTAGCTACCGCCACTATCCGTCAACTCGGGCACAAGAAGGTGGCCATCATCCATGACAGTACCTCGTATGCCAAGGGACTGGCCGAAGAGACGCAGGCTAATCTTAAGAACGAAAATATCCCGGTTGTCTTCTTTGAAGCTCTCACCCCCGGTGAGCGTGATTACAACACCATACTGACCAAGATGAAGGCGGCAGATCCCGACTTTGTCTTCTTCACCGGTTATTATCCTGAAGCCGGTCTGTTACTACGTCAGAAAAAAGAGATGGGCTGGGGAGTTCCCTTTATGGGTGGTGATGCGGTCAACAATCCTGAGCTGGTCAAGATTGCTGGTACTGCCGCTGCGGAAGGATTCTTGTTTCTTACGCCGCCATTGCCAAAAGATCTGGATACTCCTGCCGCTCGTTCTTTTGTTGCCTCCTTTGAGAAGAAATTTGGCAACGCACCCAAATCCATCTATCCTGTCCTTGCCGGAGACGGTTTCAGGGTGATCATTGAGGCCATCAAGGGTACTGACTCGACCGATCCTGCCAAGATCTCCGCCTACCTGAAGCAGTCGCTCAAGGATTTCCCGGGCCTGACCGGTACGATCTCGTTCAACGACAAGGGTGATCGTGTAGGCGAGGTGTATCGGGTGTACAAGGTGGACAGTCAGGGCGCTTTCATCCTGCAGCCTTAA